AAACAGATCATGTGGAAATATTGAAGAATCAAGTATATTACACTTCTAGCTGCAAGTTATATAAAAGCTTAACACGTGTTAGAAACAATACAGTTATCGAGACAAAACAGAATGGTTGGGACACGAGCGAACTTCAACTCCATGGAAATCAGATCGAAAGGATAATATCTGGTCCTGGTAGTATATGTGTTTTATCACGTGATGATGAGGGCACACAAAAGGTATCGATTGAAAGTAATGGGTTGCTTAAAGAAGTAGattttaaaggaaaaatattGGAAGATATTTCGTTGGGTAAAAGAATTAACCTCGTGCGTACACAAGAAAAAGAGGTCTATCATTTTGCGGATATCCTGGAGTAAGAACGTTCTGTTGTTTTTTGATAATACTTTTTATGAGTCACTCTTTTATTTAACCAACCCCGTTTCTTATCCCCACgtacaaaattttgatttcatcTTCAAAGTTGCGAAGCGTAATATTGAAATTTGGCGAAGTACCGCTTGCTATCTTCAATGTTGCTTAACTAACCGAATCAATTgattaaatttttcaatttatagCCTGGCCAGTTGCTTAGGTTCCGATCCAAGTCTCCACTTCGCCCCTTTGCAACTTGGTTGCTTATACAGAATGCTTATTTTTGAGGTTTTTGAGAATTTTTgatcttttatatatatatttatagcttagttataaacatttttagcaCTTGTTTGATTACCCGATGAACATATTTACCTCGCTTATTCAAATTATTTAATCAACTTATTTCGCTATTTTGTATAACTTTGTTTTAGAACATTTCAACCGACTCTGTCGTTACTTCATTTCCCGACACCTCGTCAAGTAACGGCGGTGAGTTGCGGTAAAGAACACGGCGTTGTGTTGACATCGAATAACTTTGTGTGGACAGTCGGCAATGGCAGCCGCGGCCAGTTAGGATTGGGAAGTGCCACTAAAATGGACTCTTTGGAATGCGTTGAAGCTCTTCATCCTGTGAAAATTATTTCCGTATCTGCCGGGGGGTGGCATACCATCGTTCTTTCAGGTAAATGTTCATCAATTTTGTGCTATATCAACCCCCTAATATTGTATAAATCGAAACTCTCGTGCTAAACTTCAGGGTATCCACTCTATCTGGAATGTCAGAAAATTTCTAATTGTAAAGTGTACCGATATCGGTAAATTATGGTATGTGAGTAAAGTGTTtaggttaaaatttttaaccagTACAATTTTTATTTCTCAAAAATTGACAAGAATTGAATTCCAgacctttttctaaaaaattaaaattctttttttttgtttttttttttgtttttgggtAGTTAAAGAGATCCATCCGGAGCTGGAACTAGATGGaaaaaaagaggagaaaaaaagaaatgtcaaaaaataaagAGTAAATGTTAAGCAAACGCCCTGTAACCTTGGGCGGAGGAAATTTAGCCAGAAGGTATTGTGTCAAAATGCGGTAAAATAAATCTACGCGAAATTATTAAAGCAAAATCCATCCATtttatataaacataaaaaacaacaagtttattttaaccaattgttgtatttttattttcaatacaatagacctttcccgaattttcaaattatgccaaactcaattaaagaggtcaacactaaaaatgattcttattcCTAACTTCCTTAGTAAAAGGTAGAATAAATTacttaatttcgtaaatatttcttttcgttGAGTGCCTCAATTTCGAGCTGAAAGTTACAgtcaaaccctttatatagccgagctttgcaagaatagcctcgttttcaaaataattattttcttcaaatctaaataaaatccaaccagaacattgctctaaaaacttcatttttgtcattAATCTTcaatctgaatatccttatttgaagagcacagaaccatAACAAATTTTCGGATGACGTcttaattatcataatttatgaaattcgggaaaggtgtatttcaTACTGTATTAAATTCTCTTGATAatagaattttttgaaaaaatgttgtcAAAGGTTTATTTCGCGAGTTGTGCTAATTCCCATCGCAAAAAATGAAACTCTGGTTAGATTTCGGCAATGCAGTTAAAAAAGAGATCCGTTTTTACTCCATCTGTTTTTCTATGTACACTTTTATTGTATCTATCGTATCTATTGAGTTTACTCTAGCCTGCGGGTGCAATGACTTTATTTCAGAAAGTGGAGATATGTACGGATGGGGGTG
The genomic region above belongs to Hydractinia symbiolongicarpus strain clone_291-10 chromosome 4, HSymV2.1, whole genome shotgun sequence and contains:
- the LOC130641788 gene encoding E3 ISG15--protein ligase HERC5-like, which encodes MPGLVNNTIPSTISLFSAKIIPVLHSLYINKQMLKFYFFGYYENSPEQQEDVKDLTEDHLRKINSIVQPTLCMFQHCLTETDHVEILKNQVYYTSSCKLYKSLTRVRNNTVIETKQNGWDTSELQLHGNQIERIISGPGSICVLSRDDEGTQKVSIESNGLLKEVDFKGKILEDISLGKRINLVRTQEKEVYHFADILETFQPTLSLLHFPTPRQVTAVSCGKEHGVVLTSNNFVWTVGNGSRGQLGLGSATKMDSLECVEALHPVKIISVSAGGWHTIVLSESGDMYGWGWNESGQVGCIRESYDEMDCSEENRAKLVFLPSLVDTSLDDSFTLIKTGSRHSAAVSTSGQCFTWGWNGYGQLGHGDQSNCVKPRMVSFFAHNNLEILDVICSEWVTLVKTVHKDNKS